DNA from Acidobacteriota bacterium:
ATCTTGGATGTCTGGCTGACGCATGCCTTTTTGTCTCTCTCGACCTGCCTTGAAGCTGTTCCCCGTCGAAAGATCGAAAAGCGGAATCAAACGTCGTCGTCGACGTGATCGCGATTCCGATTTGAATCCGGCAGGTCGGAATCCAAATCGTTCGGCTTTCACGGCTCGGATCGCGTCCTAACTATCGGAGATGAGGAATTGAACAATGACTCGTCTGGGAGGTGTGTTATGTTGCGCAAGATAATTATTTTTTCGCTCCTTAGTTTTGGCCTGTTCGCGGTTTGTGCGTCGGCTCAGGTTCGCCGGCCGCGCGGGGTGCGGATCGATCGTCCGACGCAGAATCGCTACTGGAATCAAAATCGGAACTGGAATCAGACACGTCTCGGCGGATTCAACCGGCTCGATTTCAATAACGACGGTTATGTTTCATTCGTCGAATGGCGCGGCAACCGGCGCGCGTTCGAACGGCTCGATTTCAATAACGACGGTCTGATCTCGCGTTTCGAATGGCAATTTCGCAAGCGAAGGTAGCGACAACCTCACGAGTTGCGTGTTTACGCGTGTCTCGTACCTAACCAAGAAACGGCGAGGAAGTGTCGAATCTTCTGCGGCTGACGACCAGTTTCTTTGTTTTTCCAGCGGCGTTTTCTGAATCCCAGAAGGTGGAAGATCTGCAACGGGAAAAACCGCGCGATTCGCGTGTCGATCTCCCCAGATGTCCGGATCTTCGTCACTGCGCCAGACGCCGGGAAGAATGCGCACGGCATTCCCGAGCTTCATTTTTCGCAAAAGCCAAGACAGTTTGAGCCAAAAAGGCGCGATCTCGCGACCGATGAAAAATCCGTCCTCGCCGAGTTTCTGATAGAGCGGCATAAGTATCAAGCCGCTTTCGGGCGCGAGAACGGACCCCGTTCTCTGTTCGGCGAGCGGCGCGTCCTTTTCGATCTTTTGAAAGTTATTGAAACCGGGCCGCATCGTGAAATCGTCATCGGCAGTTATCGCATGGCGATAGCGGATCTCGACGACCCGCGTACACCCGGTCGCGCCGGCAAGCGCAGCGTGATGCTTTTCGTATTGCGGGCAGTCTTCGCGACGGAGAATCCCGGAGTTTACCAATCCGAGCCAGATCAGCGCTTCGTGATTATCGACAGTGGTTTCGGCATAATGCTGGCCGGCCTCGTAACCAAAAGTGATCGCCCCGAGATTATTTAGATATTCGAGGATCGTGCCGTCAAGCTGTTCTTCGATCCCCAGAAGAAGCGTCACGGGAAATTTCTGTGCGAACGTTCGATTGCGGAGCGTGTCGCCGACCGTTGCGAACGGTACACCTCGGCGGAGGTTGAATGAAAATCCATCGCGTAAACCTCGTTGCGGGCATCTGCGATGACGCGGTCGAGGATCGCGAGCAGTTCGATTTGTTCGGTGTCTTCGTTGAGCGGGCCAGGATTCTTCCGGTTTTGGGCTATTCGTTCAAGCGTGAAATGGCGATTCAGGTCGGAGTCGATGAATCGTATGCCCTGGCGGTATGCGCGGGTGTTGCCGGCCAGAAGGACGACCCGGCCGCGGAGTTTCGAGACAATCGGCCGCAATTTGGCGCAGGCGCGCCCGATGGCGCGGACGCCGCCGGCTTCATTTCCGTGAACGCTGCCAAAGACGATCAAAGTCGGCCCCGACTCGTCGCCGCAGTATTCGAACAAAAGATGACCGCCGGGCAAAACTTCCGGTTTATCGACTTGAGGCGCAACGGCTGACATCAACATTATTTTCGCACTTTTCGCCGTCAAAATCACGGGCGCGGCGGATTCAAGATTCCAGAGATTCAAGATTCCAGATATTCCAGATTCCAGATATTCCAGATTCCAGAGATTCAAGATTCCAGATATTCCAGATATTCCAGATTCCAGAGATTCAAGATTCCAGAGATTCAAGATTCCAGATATTCAAGATATTCCAGATTCCAGAGATTCAAGATTCCAGAGATTCCAGATTCCAGAGATTCAAGATTCCAGAGATTCAAGATTCAGAGATTCAAGATCCCGATATTCCAGATTCCAGAGATTCAAGATTCCAGATATTCCAGATTCCAGATATTTCAGATTCAAAGCTCAAAGCTCAAAGCTCAAAGCTCAAAGCTCAAAGCTCGAATCCC
Protein-coding regions in this window:
- a CDS encoding succinylglutamate desuccinylase/aspartoacylase family protein, with translation MNLWNLESLESGISGISGILNLWNLEYLESGISGILNLWNLESAAPVILTAKSAKIMLMSAVAPQVDKPEVLPGGHLLFEYCGDESGPTLIVFGSVHGNEAGGVRAIGRACAKLRPIVSKLRGRVVLLAGNTRAYRQGIRFIDSDLNRHFTLERIAQNRKNPGPLNEDTEQIELLAILDRVIADARNEVYAMDFHSTSAEVYRSQRSATRSAIERSHRNFP